From one Streptomyces sp. NBC_01478 genomic stretch:
- a CDS encoding ATP-binding cassette domain-containing protein has translation MATTYAVLSEGLEKRFGAVHAVRGLDLAVARGTVCGVLGPNGAGKTTAVRLLTTLLRPDAGSARIAGHDLVREASAVRRSIGVTGQYASVDGDLTGRQNLRLFARLHRMRSPAERAGELLDRFGLAEAADRPASTYSGGMRRRLDLAASLIRRPDVLFLDEPTTGLDPASRNRIWDAVRDLKREGTTVLLTTQYLEEADQLADDIALVDRGRVAHSGSPAQLKALVGTYAEVVVAHTDALAEAAGVLDRLTGAEPSFDHERNAVGAVTGDPTLTLPRLVRELDAAGVPLLDASMRPPTLEDVFLRLTDRKEAVA, from the coding sequence ATGGCTACTACGTACGCTGTACTTAGTGAAGGTCTGGAGAAGCGCTTCGGCGCTGTGCATGCCGTGCGCGGGCTGGACCTGGCGGTGGCGCGGGGCACGGTCTGCGGGGTCCTCGGCCCCAACGGCGCGGGCAAGACCACGGCGGTCCGGCTGCTCACCACCCTGCTGCGGCCCGACGCGGGCTCCGCACGGATCGCCGGGCACGATCTCGTCCGGGAGGCTTCGGCCGTACGGCGCAGCATCGGCGTCACCGGGCAGTACGCGTCGGTCGACGGCGACCTCACCGGCCGGCAGAACCTGCGGCTGTTCGCCCGGCTGCACCGGATGCGGAGCCCCGCCGAACGGGCCGGCGAGCTGCTGGACCGCTTCGGTCTGGCGGAAGCCGCCGACCGCCCCGCGTCGACGTACTCCGGCGGGATGCGCCGCCGCCTCGACCTGGCCGCGAGTCTCATCCGACGCCCCGACGTGCTCTTCCTGGACGAACCGACGACCGGCCTCGACCCGGCCAGCCGGAACCGGATCTGGGACGCCGTACGGGACCTGAAGAGGGAGGGTACGACCGTGCTGCTGACCACGCAGTACCTGGAGGAGGCCGACCAACTCGCCGACGACATAGCCCTGGTGGACCGGGGGCGGGTCGCGCACAGCGGGTCGCCGGCCCAACTGAAGGCGCTCGTCGGCACATACGCCGAGGTCGTCGTCGCCCACACGGACGCCCTCGCCGAGGCAGCCGGTGTCCTCGACCGACTCACCGGCGCCGAGCCCTCGTTCGACCATGAGCGGAACGCCGTGGGCGCGGTCACCGGCGACCCGACCCTCACCCTCCCCCGTCTGGTCCGCGAACTCGACGCGGCGGGCGTGCCGTTGCTCGACGCGAGCATGCGCCCGCCGACCCTCGAGGACGTGTTCCTCCGGCTGACGGACCGCAAGGAGGCGGTGGCATGA
- a CDS encoding ABC transporter permease, with the protein MSALAYDGGAMLGRQLRRVRNNPALVILTQTMPITMLLFFGYVFGSALAMPGDAYRSYLVPGLLVATAANGIMTGMFQAAQDSHRGVTDRFRTLPMSRAAVPLGQATADLVVTAVGTVPFLLVGLAVGWRIEGSALQAAAAVGLLLLFRFACAWVGILLGLVSRSEEAAGQLGSATFMLPLLSNAYIPTDRLPGWLRTLAEWNPISAVTTALRYLFGNSPVPEGAAWPVAHPIAGSLLWCAALITAFAPLAVRRYAHG; encoded by the coding sequence ATGAGCGCGTTGGCGTACGACGGCGGCGCGATGCTCGGCCGGCAGTTGCGGAGGGTGCGGAACAACCCGGCGCTGGTGATCCTCACCCAGACCATGCCGATCACGATGCTGCTGTTCTTCGGGTACGTCTTCGGCAGCGCGCTGGCGATGCCGGGCGACGCGTACCGCTCCTATCTCGTCCCCGGTCTGCTGGTCGCGACCGCCGCCAACGGCATCATGACCGGCATGTTCCAGGCCGCCCAGGACTCGCACCGGGGCGTGACGGACCGCTTCCGCACCCTGCCGATGAGCAGGGCCGCCGTACCGCTGGGGCAGGCGACCGCCGACCTGGTCGTCACGGCCGTCGGGACCGTGCCGTTCCTGCTGGTCGGCCTCGCGGTGGGCTGGCGGATCGAGGGGTCGGCGCTCCAGGCCGCCGCTGCCGTAGGCCTGTTGCTGCTCTTCCGGTTCGCCTGCGCCTGGGTCGGCATCCTGCTCGGACTGGTTTCCCGCAGCGAGGAGGCGGCCGGTCAGCTCGGCAGCGCGACCTTCATGCTGCCGCTGCTGTCCAACGCGTACATCCCGACGGACCGGCTGCCGGGCTGGCTGCGCACCCTGGCCGAGTGGAACCCCATCAGCGCGGTGACGACGGCCCTGCGGTACCTGTTCGGCAACTCCCCCGTACCGGAAGGCGCCGCCTGGCCGGTGGCCCATCCGATCGCCGGGTCGCTGCTCTGGTGTGCCGCGCTGATCACCGCGTTCGCACCGCTCGCCGTACGCCGGTACGCGCACGGCTAG
- a CDS encoding amidohydrolase, giving the protein MCDPHDQHEHETTTATDPVMAASAHLAAPAYVPPAGLARDSPAKTTALDWIGEHTDRITGLNSEIWENAELSLREWKSSLAQAAFLEQAGFQVEFGTAGFPTAFTATYSQGTGGPVLGFSGEYDALPGLSQHSGVGHHDPREYVHDPFAPGYGPGHGCGHCALGTAAAAAAAAVARAAERHQLPVTVRFFGSTAEENLIGKTYAVSKGVYDGLDAFLDWHPSTSNATGWRTSTAMTAVTFTFLGVAGHGGHPLGNKSALDAAVMMATLSEFLREESVAPSGRLHWVINNGGDIPNVTPEIAEISYYVREGSPARVQVLLDKVIAVSEAAAKASQTSVRHRVTAACWNQLPSRAFAELMHDNMRQLGPPEFTDEAQQLARDLQESLGLPPKGLHTEIAELAPPNPVFLSGGSTDVADISWNVPTVSMGAALAPIGTKLHTWAVTSCAAAAPGRAVVIAAARYLAATAIDLLTQPDQLKSIQDEFRRRRAGVEWRTALPDGYEPPMYEPPEWFLERTGQTWPPDNITWPPRRVVSQEKFSSLGPELAPQE; this is encoded by the coding sequence GTGTGTGACCCCCACGACCAGCACGAACACGAGACGACGACCGCCACCGACCCGGTGATGGCGGCCTCCGCCCACCTCGCCGCGCCCGCCTACGTCCCGCCCGCGGGCCTCGCCCGGGACAGCCCCGCCAAGACGACCGCGCTGGACTGGATCGGGGAGCACACGGACCGGATCACCGGCCTCAACTCCGAGATCTGGGAGAACGCCGAACTCAGCCTGCGCGAGTGGAAGTCCTCCCTCGCTCAGGCCGCCTTCCTCGAACAGGCCGGATTCCAGGTCGAGTTCGGCACGGCCGGCTTCCCCACCGCCTTCACCGCGACCTACTCGCAGGGCACCGGCGGCCCGGTCCTCGGCTTCAGCGGCGAGTACGACGCGCTCCCCGGCCTCTCCCAGCACAGCGGGGTCGGCCACCACGATCCGCGCGAGTACGTCCACGACCCCTTCGCGCCGGGCTACGGCCCCGGACACGGCTGCGGCCACTGCGCCCTCGGTACGGCGGCGGCAGCGGCCGCGGCGGCCGTGGCGCGGGCCGCGGAGCGACACCAACTCCCCGTCACCGTCCGGTTCTTCGGCTCGACCGCCGAGGAGAACCTGATCGGCAAGACCTACGCGGTCAGCAAGGGCGTCTACGACGGCCTCGACGCCTTCCTCGACTGGCACCCCTCGACCTCCAACGCCACCGGCTGGCGCACCAGCACCGCGATGACAGCGGTGACCTTCACCTTCCTGGGCGTGGCCGGTCACGGCGGGCATCCCCTGGGAAACAAGAGCGCGTTGGACGCGGCCGTGATGATGGCGACCCTCTCCGAGTTCCTGCGCGAGGAGAGCGTGGCGCCGAGCGGACGCCTCCACTGGGTGATCAACAACGGCGGTGACATCCCGAACGTCACACCCGAGATCGCCGAGATCAGCTACTACGTACGCGAGGGCAGTCCCGCCCGCGTCCAGGTCCTCCTCGACAAGGTGATCGCCGTCTCCGAGGCGGCGGCGAAGGCATCGCAGACGTCGGTACGGCACCGCGTCACCGCCGCCTGCTGGAACCAACTCCCCTCCAGGGCCTTCGCGGAGCTGATGCACGACAACATGCGGCAGCTCGGGCCGCCCGAATTCACCGACGAGGCGCAGCAGTTGGCGCGGGACCTCCAGGAGTCGCTCGGGCTGCCGCCGAAGGGCCTGCACACCGAGATCGCCGAACTCGCCCCGCCCAACCCGGTGTTCCTCAGCGGCGGCTCGACGGACGTCGCCGACATCAGTTGGAACGTGCCGACCGTCTCCATGGGCGCCGCCCTCGCCCCGATCGGCACCAAGCTGCACACCTGGGCCGTCACCTCGTGCGCGGCGGCGGCCCCCGGCCGGGCAGTCGTCATCGCCGCCGCCCGGTATCTCGCGGCGACGGCGATCGACCTGCTCACCCAGCCGGACCAACTCAAGTCGATCCAGGACGAGTTCAGGCGGCGCAGGGCGGGCGTCGAGTGGCGGACGGCCCTGCCCGACGGCTACGAACCGCCCATGTACGAACCGCCGGAGTGGTTCCTGGAGCGGACCGGCCAGACATGGCCGCCGGACAACATCACCTGGCCGCCCCGGAGGGTGGTGTCCCAGGAGAAGTTCTCCTCGCTGGGGCCCGAACTCGCGCCCCAGGAATAG
- a CDS encoding CaiB/BaiF CoA transferase family protein has translation MIPGMEPLPLPLEGITVVAVEQAVAAPFATRQLADLGARVIKVERIDGGDFARGYDTAAGGLASHFVWCNRGKESIALDLKDPRGLDVVRRLVADADVFVQNLAHGAAARLGLDAATLCAQRPRLVAVDISGYGASGPYADKRAYDMLVQCEAGLVSVTGTPELPVKAGIPVADIAAGMYAFSGVLAALVRRGATGRGGPVEVSMLDALAEWMGHPLHHAMHGGTPPARTGLAHAVIAPYDAYPTADGGRVLLSVQNDREWRRLAEQVLERPELGSDPDFATNAARVVNRERTDALVGKALGGLGADEAVGLLERAGVACARLRNVQEVAEHPQLAARERWREVGTPVGPLRALLPPITLPGGGEARMGDVPALGEHTVALLRAVGMADVEIAALRRDGVVA, from the coding sequence ATGATCCCCGGCATGGAGCCCTTGCCGCTGCCCCTGGAGGGCATCACCGTCGTCGCCGTCGAGCAGGCCGTCGCCGCGCCCTTCGCCACCCGTCAACTCGCCGATCTGGGTGCCCGGGTGATCAAGGTCGAGCGGATCGACGGGGGTGACTTCGCGCGTGGATACGACACCGCGGCCGGCGGTCTGGCCTCGCACTTCGTGTGGTGCAACCGGGGGAAGGAGTCGATCGCCCTCGATCTGAAGGATCCGCGCGGGCTCGATGTCGTACGGCGGCTCGTCGCCGACGCGGACGTGTTCGTGCAGAACCTCGCGCACGGGGCCGCCGCCCGGCTCGGGCTCGACGCGGCGACGCTGTGTGCGCAGCGGCCTCGGCTGGTCGCCGTGGACATCTCCGGGTACGGGGCTTCCGGGCCGTACGCGGACAAGCGGGCCTACGACATGCTCGTGCAGTGCGAGGCGGGGCTGGTGTCGGTGACGGGGACGCCGGAGCTGCCGGTGAAGGCGGGGATCCCGGTGGCCGACATCGCGGCGGGGATGTACGCGTTCTCCGGCGTGCTCGCGGCGCTCGTGCGGCGCGGAGCCACCGGGCGGGGCGGGCCCGTCGAGGTGTCGATGCTGGACGCGCTCGCGGAGTGGATGGGGCATCCGCTGCATCACGCGATGCACGGCGGAACTCCCCCGGCGCGCACGGGACTTGCGCACGCCGTCATCGCGCCGTACGACGCCTATCCGACGGCGGACGGCGGGCGGGTGCTGCTGTCGGTGCAGAACGACCGGGAGTGGCGGCGGCTGGCCGAACAGGTACTGGAGCGGCCGGAGTTGGGGAGCGATCCCGACTTCGCGACGAACGCGGCGCGGGTCGTGAACCGGGAACGCACCGACGCCCTCGTCGGCAAGGCGCTGGGTGGGCTCGGCGCCGACGAGGCCGTGGGGCTGCTGGAGCGCGCGGGTGTGGCCTGCGCGCGCCTCAGGAACGTACAAGAGGTGGCGGAGCACCCGCAGTTGGCGGCTCGGGAGCGGTGGCGGGAGGTGGGTACGCCGGTCGGGCCGCTGCGGGCGCTGCTGCCGCCCATCACCTTGCCGGGCGGAGGCGAGGCGCGGATGGGCGACGTGCCCGCGCTCGGGGAGCACACCGTGGCGCTGCTGCGTGCCGTGGGGATGGCGGACGTGGAGATCGCAGCACTGCGCCGGGACGGCGTGGTGGCCTGA
- a CDS encoding anti-sigma factor, producing the protein MSILARLFRRGDLHSLAAPYALDALEPDERRQFEKHLRSCDRCAEEVRAMTEDAVRLAWSTVAQPPLAMRDRVLAAVRQTPQEPGPLREHAREPQTREYTPRLPAHVWGTQPQASRARVPQRRPFFVPFATATATAALVVASLFAVQANRTQDKLDAAQAQSREIAHVLAAPDARATTGADTTGRSIGVIASASEGRAVVTLSGYGAPPSGRVRQLWLMRPNVQPRSLGLFKDDTPLVTTGLDKSATSLAVTVEPDGGSAQPTTQPVVQLALKSVGFGE; encoded by the coding sequence ATGAGCATCCTCGCCCGACTGTTCCGCCGGGGGGATCTCCACTCGCTCGCCGCCCCCTACGCCCTCGACGCCCTCGAACCCGATGAGCGACGCCAGTTCGAGAAGCACCTCAGGAGCTGCGACCGCTGCGCCGAGGAGGTGCGGGCCATGACCGAGGACGCGGTCCGCCTCGCCTGGTCCACGGTGGCCCAGCCGCCGCTCGCCATGCGCGACCGGGTACTGGCCGCCGTACGGCAGACCCCGCAGGAACCCGGACCGCTGCGCGAGCACGCGAGGGAACCGCAGACGCGGGAGTACACGCCCCGGCTGCCGGCCCATGTGTGGGGCACACAGCCGCAGGCCTCGCGCGCCCGCGTGCCCCAACGGCGCCCGTTCTTCGTGCCGTTCGCCACCGCGACGGCCACCGCCGCTCTCGTCGTGGCCTCGCTGTTCGCCGTGCAGGCGAACAGGACACAGGACAAGCTGGACGCCGCGCAGGCGCAGTCGCGTGAGATCGCACACGTTCTCGCAGCTCCCGACGCCCGTGCGACCACCGGCGCGGACACCACGGGCCGGAGCATCGGCGTGATCGCCTCCGCGTCGGAGGGGCGCGCGGTCGTCACCCTGAGCGGATACGGCGCACCTCCGAGCGGGCGCGTGCGTCAACTCTGGCTGATGCGCCCCAATGTGCAACCGCGCTCCCTCGGGCTCTTCAAGGACGACACGCCCTTGGTCACCACCGGACTCGACAAATCAGCAACATCACTCGCAGTGACCGTGGAGCCCGACGGAGGCTCAGCGCAGCCCACAACTCAGCCAGTTGTCCAACTCGCCCTGAAATCGGTTGGATTCGGAGAGTAA
- a CDS encoding sigma-70 family RNA polymerase sigma factor, which produces MEADELLVQVAAGDQRAFEELYGLVSGPVFGLVRRVVRDPAQSEEVSQEVLLEMWRSAARFDPGRGSALSWVLTLAHRRAVDRVRSARAAGEREQREARRSHHPAFDQVTEEVEAGLERQLVRRCLDRLTALQRQSVTLAYYDGYTYREVAERLSLPLGTVKTRMRDGLTRLRDCLGGVA; this is translated from the coding sequence GTGGAGGCCGACGAGCTCCTGGTGCAGGTGGCGGCGGGTGACCAACGGGCCTTCGAGGAGCTGTACGGACTGGTGTCCGGGCCGGTGTTCGGGCTGGTGCGCCGGGTGGTGCGCGATCCGGCGCAGTCCGAGGAGGTGTCCCAGGAGGTGCTGTTGGAGATGTGGCGGTCCGCCGCCCGCTTCGACCCCGGCCGGGGCAGCGCCCTGTCCTGGGTCCTCACGCTCGCCCACCGCCGGGCCGTCGACCGGGTGCGCAGCGCCCGCGCGGCCGGTGAACGCGAGCAGCGCGAGGCCCGCCGCTCCCACCACCCCGCCTTCGACCAGGTGACCGAGGAGGTCGAGGCAGGCCTGGAACGGCAGTTGGTGCGCCGCTGCCTGGACCGGCTCACCGCCCTGCAACGGCAGTCCGTCACCCTCGCCTATTACGACGGCTATACGTACCGTGAAGTGGCCGAGCGGCTGTCGCTGCCGCTGGGCACGGTCAAGACCCGCATGCGCGACGGACTCACCCGGCTGCGCGACTGCCTGGGAGGTGTCGCATGA
- a CDS encoding DUF4331 domain-containing protein translates to MTPISRSGAGRKKLAALVCGALAAGGLAAAGTAALAPGVASASSHREAPLISGTPQYDNTDLYAFVSPDKPDTTTIVANWIPFEEPAGGPNFYQFADDAQYDLHIDNNGDALDDFIFRYTFSTQIKNKKTFLYNTGPVTSLTDPDLNITQSYDIELIKLKKGKAVSETKVADDIPAAPSDVGDASMPDYAKLRSQAIYKTTNGGATFAGQADDPFFADLRVFDLLYGGNLSEVGNDTLKGYNVNTIALQVPNDLIRQSKSRPTVGIYSTTQRKNAKGYYTQVSRLGNPLVNEVVNPQKDKDKFNASEPKDDAQFLKNVTEPEIPKLIESIYKIKAPAEPRNDLVSVFLTGVKDLNTEQPYAKPSEMLRLNTSIKPAAHPKRLGVLDGDTAGFPNGRRLTDDVIDEALQVMEGELVGSKNDLGDAVDKNDKGFEKYFPYVAEPTSGSRGPLAKGTTSGSDVKNQLGDALQPAGSSSGTDNMMLIVASAASGVAGVLLIGAGVAWWRRRMSYRPY, encoded by the coding sequence ATGACACCTATCTCCAGGAGCGGTGCGGGACGTAAGAAGCTTGCGGCCCTCGTATGTGGGGCGCTGGCCGCCGGGGGGCTCGCAGCCGCCGGCACGGCCGCGCTGGCACCGGGAGTGGCCTCGGCCTCCTCCCACCGGGAGGCCCCCCTCATCTCGGGGACTCCGCAGTACGACAACACAGACCTGTACGCGTTCGTCAGTCCGGACAAGCCGGACACCACGACGATCGTGGCGAACTGGATCCCGTTCGAGGAGCCCGCCGGCGGCCCGAACTTCTACCAGTTCGCGGACGACGCCCAGTACGACCTGCACATCGACAACAACGGTGACGCGCTGGACGACTTCATCTTCCGCTACACCTTCAGCACGCAGATCAAGAACAAGAAGACGTTCCTGTACAACACGGGTCCGGTGACCAGCCTCACCGACCCGGACCTCAACATCACGCAGTCGTACGACATCGAGCTGATCAAGCTCAAGAAGGGCAAGGCGGTCTCCGAGACGAAGGTCGCCGACGACATCCCGGCGGCGCCCTCGGACGTCGGCGACGCGTCGATGCCGGACTACGCCAAGCTGCGCTCGCAGGCGATCTACAAGACGACGAACGGCGGCGCGACCTTCGCGGGCCAGGCCGACGACCCGTTCTTCGCCGATCTGCGCGTCTTCGACCTGCTCTACGGCGGCAACCTGAGCGAGGTCGGCAACGACACCCTCAAGGGCTACAACGTCAACACGATCGCCCTCCAGGTGCCGAACGACCTGATCCGGCAGTCCAAGTCCCGTCCGACCGTGGGTATTTACTCCACGACCCAGCGCAAGAACGCGAAGGGCTACTACACGCAGGTCTCGCGCCTGGGCAACCCGCTGGTCAACGAGGTCGTCAACCCGCAGAAGGACAAGGACAAGTTCAACGCGTCCGAGCCCAAGGACGACGCGCAGTTCCTGAAGAACGTGACCGAGCCCGAGATCCCGAAGCTGATCGAGTCGATCTACAAGATCAAGGCGCCGGCCGAGCCGCGCAACGACCTCGTCAGCGTGTTCCTCACGGGCGTCAAGGACCTCAACACCGAGCAGCCGTACGCGAAGCCGTCGGAGATGCTGCGCCTCAACACCTCGATCAAGCCGGCCGCGCACCCCAAGCGGCTCGGTGTCCTGGACGGCGACACGGCGGGCTTCCCGAACGGGCGTCGGCTCACCGACGACGTGATCGACGAGGCGCTCCAGGTCATGGAGGGTGAACTCGTCGGTTCCAAGAACGACTTGGGCGACGCGGTCGACAAGAACGACAAGGGCTTCGAGAAGTACTTCCCGTACGTCGCCGAGCCGACCTCGGGTTCGCGCGGTCCGCTCGCCAAGGGCACGACCAGTGGCAGTGACGTCAAGAACCAGCTCGGCGACGCGCTGCAGCCGGCGGGTTCGTCCTCCGGCACGGACAACATGATGCTGATCGTCGCCTCGGCGGCCTCCGGTGTGGCCGGAGTCCTGCTGATCGGCGCGGGTGTCGCGTGGTGGCGCCGCCGGATGAGCTACCGCCCGTACTAG
- a CDS encoding tetratricopeptide repeat protein, with amino-acid sequence MAPRENDNKPPEGEHGETPVPVPAAAEREWERLWKQGDDSGGGSEDEDRGAGDGEVVAETSETAAEARAESPEASGSTPTETRETPSRTAAESPEPTPTVDDAAPASTPVDGKADEPASAHSHDHDHDHTDGSVAPHSHATPDDDPTAAPNRSHPHSHTDDDRIAAVRRVAAASRRWRAVQLAGCAALLAVAMTAGAIAIGAAKDSGATGVAASSAVSPELLASGSLDASIASLQAHLRTQPKDFDGWATLGLAYVEQARTKGDPSRYPQAQAALQRSLKVSPGNENAVEGQAALAAARHQFKEALTYADQVLKENPYSERALCSRIDALVELGRYDEASKAADLADARKPGVPVFTRYAYVHELRGDVTTARSVLERALASATSPGDISYVAGTLGQLAWNQGDYKSALDYYGRALAADENYLPALEGRARTQAALGDRAEAIKGMELVVSRYPLPQPLVELGELYESRGAEGDKAKADDQYALVDAWIALARANGVNADLDTALAAADHGDVKSALKAARAEWARRHTVHTADALAWALHVNGLDKEALPYARQATATGYHNASFIYHLGMIELATGHQADGRAHLTKALKLNPGFSPLGASKARKALEATK; translated from the coding sequence ATGGCCCCGCGCGAGAACGACAACAAGCCGCCGGAGGGCGAACACGGCGAAACGCCGGTGCCGGTGCCTGCGGCGGCGGAGCGGGAGTGGGAGCGGCTGTGGAAGCAGGGGGACGATTCGGGGGGCGGGAGCGAGGACGAGGACAGGGGAGCGGGCGACGGAGAGGTGGTCGCCGAGACCTCCGAGACCGCGGCCGAGGCCCGGGCCGAATCCCCTGAGGCATCCGGCAGCACCCCCACCGAGACTCGTGAAACTCCGAGTCGCACAGCCGCCGAATCCCCCGAGCCGACCCCCACCGTCGACGACGCGGCCCCGGCCTCAACTCCCGTGGACGGCAAGGCGGATGAGCCGGCCTCCGCCCACAGCCACGACCACGACCACGACCACACCGACGGATCAGTCGCCCCCCACAGCCACGCGACCCCCGACGACGACCCGACCGCCGCCCCCAACCGCTCCCACCCCCACTCCCACACCGACGACGACCGCATCGCCGCCGTACGCCGGGTGGCCGCCGCGAGTCGTCGCTGGCGGGCGGTTCAACTCGCCGGTTGTGCCGCACTGTTGGCCGTGGCGATGACCGCCGGGGCCATCGCCATCGGGGCGGCGAAGGACAGCGGGGCCACGGGGGTCGCCGCGTCCAGTGCGGTGTCGCCGGAGTTGTTGGCCAGTGGGAGTCTGGACGCGAGTATCGCCTCGCTGCAGGCTCATCTCAGGACGCAGCCCAAGGACTTCGACGGGTGGGCGACGCTCGGGCTGGCGTATGTGGAGCAGGCGAGGACGAAGGGTGACCCGTCCCGGTACCCGCAGGCGCAGGCAGCCCTGCAGCGGTCGTTGAAGGTCTCGCCCGGGAACGAGAACGCCGTCGAGGGACAGGCCGCGCTCGCCGCCGCCCGGCACCAGTTCAAGGAGGCCCTGACCTACGCGGACCAGGTCCTCAAGGAGAACCCCTACAGCGAGCGCGCCCTGTGCTCCCGCATCGACGCGCTCGTCGAACTCGGCCGCTACGACGAGGCGTCGAAGGCCGCCGACCTCGCCGACGCCCGCAAGCCCGGCGTCCCGGTCTTCACCCGGTACGCGTACGTGCACGAACTGCGCGGCGACGTCACCACGGCCCGCAGCGTCCTGGAGCGCGCGCTCGCCAGTGCCACCTCCCCCGGAGACATCTCCTACGTGGCCGGCACGCTCGGCCAACTCGCCTGGAACCAGGGCGACTACAAGTCCGCCCTCGACTACTACGGCCGCGCCCTCGCCGCCGACGAGAACTATCTCCCCGCCCTGGAGGGCCGCGCCCGCACCCAGGCCGCCCTGGGCGACCGCGCCGAAGCCATCAAGGGCATGGAACTGGTCGTCTCCCGCTACCCCCTGCCCCAACCCCTCGTGGAACTCGGCGAGTTGTACGAGAGCCGGGGCGCCGAGGGCGACAAGGCGAAGGCCGACGACCAGTACGCCCTCGTCGACGCCTGGATCGCGCTGGCCCGCGCCAACGGCGTCAACGCCGACCTGGACACCGCGCTCGCCGCCGCCGACCACGGCGACGTCAAGTCGGCCCTGAAGGCCGCCCGCGCCGAGTGGGCCCGCCGTCACACCGTGCACACCGCGGACGCCCTGGCCTGGGCCCTGCACGTCAACGGCCTCGACAAAGAGGCCCTCCCGTACGCCCGCCAGGCCACGGCCACCGGCTACCACAACGCCTCCTTCATCTACCACCTCGGCATGATCGAACTCGCCACCGGCCACCAGGCCGACGGCCGCGCCCACCTGACCAAGGCCCTGAAGCTGAACCCGGGATTCTCCCCCCTGGGCGCGAGCAAGGCCCGCAAGGCGTTGGAGGCGACCAAGTGA